One part of the Nocardioides zeae genome encodes these proteins:
- a CDS encoding carboxyl transferase domain-containing protein — protein MREVIRRVVDGSRFHEFKQLYGETLVCGFARVEGHEVGIVANNGILFSSSALKGAHFVELCNARKIPLLFLQNITGFMVGREYENGGIARDGAKLVTAVASSVVPKLTVVIGGSHGAGNYGMCGRAYDPRFLWMWPNARISVMGGEQAASVLATVRRDGIEARGGAWSAEDEEAFKAPVREQYESQGSAYYSTARLWDDGVIDPADTRRVVGMALALAAQGAAVEPIPQPSYGVFRM, from the coding sequence GTGCGCGAGGTCATCCGCCGCGTCGTCGACGGGTCGCGGTTCCACGAGTTCAAGCAGCTGTACGGCGAGACGCTCGTCTGCGGCTTCGCGCGGGTCGAGGGGCACGAGGTCGGGATCGTCGCCAACAACGGCATCCTCTTCAGCTCGTCGGCGCTCAAGGGCGCCCACTTCGTCGAGCTCTGCAACGCCCGGAAGATCCCGTTGCTGTTCCTCCAGAACATCACCGGGTTCATGGTCGGGCGGGAGTACGAGAACGGGGGCATCGCCCGCGACGGCGCCAAGCTGGTGACCGCCGTGGCCAGCAGCGTCGTGCCGAAGCTGACGGTCGTCATCGGCGGCTCCCACGGCGCGGGCAACTACGGCATGTGCGGCCGGGCCTACGACCCGCGGTTCCTGTGGATGTGGCCCAACGCGCGCATCTCCGTGATGGGGGGCGAGCAGGCCGCCAGCGTGCTCGCGACGGTCCGTCGCGACGGCATCGAGGCGCGCGGCGGCGCGTGGAGCGCCGAGGACGAGGAGGCGTTCAAGGCGCCGGTGCGGGAGCAGTACGAGTCGCAGGGCTCGGCCTACTACTCCACCGCGCGGCTCTGGGACGACGGCGTCATCGACCCGGCCGACACCCGCCGCGTCGTCGGGATGGCCCTCGCGCTCGCCGCGCAGGGTGCCGCCGTCGAGCCGATCCCCCAGCCCTCCTACGGCGTCTTCCGCATGTGA